In Altererythrobacter rubellus, the following are encoded in one genomic region:
- a CDS encoding NAD-dependent epimerase/dehydratase family protein, with protein sequence MTGTVLVTGGTGYIGGEVIDQLLVKGYAVHTTVRNAAKSEPRLRERWPDAGDRLKVFQADLMSDEGWAEANAGCHAVAHVASPFPLAVPKHKDELLVPAREGTLRALRFAKDAGVQRFVQTSSAAAIAYGHPEKDHFDHTDWTNLDANVAPYIESKTVAERAARDWVAENAPEMIFCSVNPVAVFGPVYNDDLSTSIEFVKKIIDGSIPMIPNMGICVTDIRDVGRAHVLAIEAPEEKVRGERFPTSEKFLWLREMANIVRQRAPELAGKVPKRPMPNWLVSILALFMEEMKQIKPELGNVRDVSGKHTEEVLGFQFISAEQTLEDTARSLVERGIVKL encoded by the coding sequence ATGACAGGCACTGTACTCGTAACTGGCGGCACAGGCTATATTGGCGGCGAAGTCATCGACCAGCTTCTGGTCAAGGGATATGCCGTTCATACTACCGTGAGGAACGCTGCCAAGAGCGAGCCACGCCTGCGTGAACGCTGGCCGGATGCTGGTGATCGCCTCAAGGTCTTTCAGGCTGATCTGATGAGCGATGAGGGATGGGCAGAGGCGAATGCCGGTTGTCACGCCGTGGCGCATGTCGCTTCGCCTTTTCCGCTCGCCGTACCCAAGCACAAGGACGAGCTGTTAGTTCCCGCGCGTGAGGGCACTCTTCGCGCGCTGCGTTTTGCCAAGGACGCTGGGGTTCAGCGGTTTGTTCAGACAAGCTCTGCCGCTGCAATTGCCTATGGCCATCCAGAGAAGGACCATTTCGATCACACTGATTGGACGAACCTTGATGCGAATGTCGCACCGTACATCGAGTCAAAGACCGTGGCAGAACGTGCCGCGCGCGACTGGGTGGCGGAAAACGCGCCAGAGATGATCTTTTGTTCGGTCAATCCGGTTGCGGTGTTTGGGCCGGTTTACAATGATGACCTGTCAACAAGCATCGAATTTGTGAAGAAGATCATTGACGGATCGATCCCCATGATCCCGAATATGGGCATATGCGTAACCGATATCCGCGATGTTGGAAGGGCGCATGTGCTGGCAATTGAAGCCCCGGAAGAGAAGGTGCGCGGCGAACGCTTCCCTACGTCCGAGAAATTTCTGTGGCTGCGCGAAATGGCCAACATAGTTCGACAACGCGCGCCCGAACTTGCCGGCAAGGTACCCAAACGACCGATGCCGAACTGGCTTGTCAGCATCCTCGCGCTATTCATGGAAGAAATGAAGCAGATCAAGCCAGAGCTGGGCAATGTGCGTGATGTGTCCGGCAAGCACACCGAAGAAGTGCTTGGCTTCCAGTTCATTTCTGCCGAACAGACATTGGAAGACACGGCACGTAGCCTGGTCGAGCGTGGGATTGTGAAACTCTGA
- a CDS encoding SDR family oxidoreductase has translation MDLKDKAVLLTGGSTGIGRELARLMKQKGAKVTLTGRNKERMAAMQEEGFEVIEADLSNAKGVDALIADIGEREFDILINNAGQLVDHDFRKGLPDSDAADDCIYANLSAPIRLTTALVPMLGHRPEAVIVNVTSGLAIAPAARQPVYCATKAGLRAYSLTLREQLKDTNIHVIEALPPVVDTQMNADNLMSKMPAAECAAQIMDAIESGADEANIGQVRLLRWAYSLSPALARRITLRF, from the coding sequence ATGGACTTGAAAGACAAGGCAGTATTGCTGACCGGAGGCAGCACGGGGATCGGGCGCGAATTGGCGCGTTTGATGAAGCAAAAGGGCGCAAAGGTTACGCTAACGGGTCGCAACAAGGAGCGAATGGCGGCGATGCAGGAAGAAGGCTTCGAAGTGATCGAGGCCGACCTGTCCAACGCGAAAGGTGTCGATGCGCTGATTGCGGATATTGGCGAGCGCGAGTTCGACATTCTGATCAACAATGCAGGGCAATTGGTCGATCACGATTTCCGCAAGGGCTTGCCAGACAGTGATGCTGCTGATGATTGTATTTATGCCAATTTGAGCGCGCCGATCCGGCTCACTACGGCTTTGGTGCCGATGTTGGGGCACCGTCCTGAGGCTGTGATTGTCAATGTCACCAGCGGGCTTGCGATTGCGCCTGCTGCGCGCCAGCCGGTCTATTGCGCCACCAAGGCGGGGCTGCGTGCCTATTCGTTGACGCTGCGCGAACAGCTCAAGGACACCAATATCCACGTGATCGAAGCGCTGCCGCCCGTTGTGGACACGCAGATGAACGCGGATAATCTGATGTCGAAAATGCCCGCCGCCGAGTGCGCGGCGCAGATCATGGACGCGATCGAAAGCGGAGCAGATGAAGCCAATATTGGGCAGGTTCGGCTGCTGCGCTGGGCCTATTCATTATCTCCCGCTCTCGCGCGCCGGATAACACTGCGTTTTTGA